In Odontesthes bonariensis isolate fOdoBon6 chromosome 22, fOdoBon6.hap1, whole genome shotgun sequence, one genomic interval encodes:
- the myo5b gene encoding unconventional myosin-Vb isoform X2: MSVNELYTKFTRVWIPDPDDVWKAAEITKDYKDGEPVLHLQLEDETPLEYPLGPKSNPLPFLRNPDILVGENDLTALSYLHEPAVLHNLRVRFLESNHIYTYCGIVLVAINPYEQLQIYGEEVINAYSGQNMGDMDPHIFAVAEEAYKQMARDERNQSIIVSGESGAGKTVSAKYAMRFFATVGGSASDTNVEDKVLASSPIMEAIGNAKTTRNDNSSRFGKYIQIGFSKHYNIIGANMRTYLLEKSRVVFQAEDERNYHIFYQLCASASLPEFKDLSLTSAEDFIYTSLGENIFIEGVNDAEDFKKTREAFVLLGIKDGSQSSIFKVMASILHLGNIQICSERDGESCHIEREDLHLQHFCRLLGVELQQMQHWLCHRKLVTGSETYVKNMSARQATNARDALAKHIYARLFDWIVGNINKALQTSLKQHSFIGVLDIYGFETFEVNSFEQFCINYANEKLQQQFNSHVFKLEQEEYMKEQIPWTLIDFHDNQPCIDLIEARLGILDLLDEECKVPKGTDQNWAQKLYKQNSGSAHFQKPRMSNTSFIIIHFADKVEYQCEGFLEKNRDTVYEEQINILKASQFQLVADLFQEKDDAPPSSKPSRVNVRALKTVPKAPNKEHRKTVGHQFRSSLHLLMDTLNATTPHYVRCIKPNDEKEAFSFDSRRAVQQLRACGVLETIRISAAGYPSRWTYPDFFNRYRVLMKKSDMMSADKKLVCRNLLETLIKEPDMYQFGKTKIFFRAGQVAYLEKLRADRFRSACIKIQKTVRGWLQRLRYRKIRKTAVTLQRYGRGYLARRFAEFLRLSRAALVCQKQRRMVTERRAFLRKRRAAATIQAYARGMFTRRVYWEFLLHHKASIIQKNVRGWLQRKKFRRARAAAITIQCGFRRVRAKRQLQQLKIEARSAEHLKKLNTGMENKIVQLQRRVDEQSKDYKAQIEQLLTVSAAAGSEVTKLHKELEAVRSQQGDGGQVASLQQQLEKLREELREAHAHRKRQEEEHSSEKVELTQRVEELQKENSLLKSEKEEMNRRILQHSKSTEEEASSASLQAELDAERQRYQNLLKEFSRLELRYDNLKEEVSLNKFHPGHRRNPSNQSSLESDSNYPSISTSEVGDTEDSLQQVEDLGLEKAAMDISLFMKLQKRVRELEQERKRLQANLDKMEELAKRKGSEGRSPPSEQEAADLAYNNLKRQELESENKKLKNDLNELRRAVTARASQNSSSNELQDGYNLLLSQLKAANEELDARKEEVLILRTQIVSNAQRIVSPVPLSGNEIKETEKDAELNHSKEPLDKEEAQESKKLLEAQLQTQSRQHRDELEALHTQIELLRDDIEKKQEILNYTASLSPEARVEYSVQQEITRLTNDNLDLKELVEKLEKNERKLKKQLRIYMKKVQELEASQAAAPNATRPELSRQVTVQRKEKDFEGMLEYNKEDNARLIKTLINDVRPSSVSATVPCLPAYILFMCIRHADYINDDQKVESLLTSTINAIKKVLKKNNEDFEMTSFWLANTSRLLHCLKQYSGDEAFMTQNTAKQKEHCLKNFDLAEYRQVLSDLSIQIYQQLVKLAEGIIQPMIVSAMLESESIPSLAGVKPMGYRNRSSSMDTDADGPTSYTLQALIRQLGQFHATMRDHGLDPEIVGQVIRQLFHCINAITLNNLLLRKDVCSWSTGMQLRYNTSQMEEWLRGNNLFQSKAAAALEPVIQAAQLLQVKKKTSQDAEAICSLCSSLTTQQIVKILNLYTPLNEFEERVTVSFIRNIQDRLQERNDPPQLLLDTKHTFPVLFPYTPSALSLETLHIPASLGLDFLIRV; this comes from the exons AGATGAGCGGAATCAGTCCATCATCGTGAGCGGGGAGTCCGGAGCGGGAAAGACGGTTTCTGCCAAGTACGCCATGCGGTTCTTCGCCACGGTGGGCGGCTCCGCCAGCGACACCAACGTGGAGGACAAGGTTCTGGCCTCCAGCCCCATCATGGAG GCCATCGGAAACGCAAAGACCACCCGGAACGACAACAGCAGCCGCTTTGGGAAGTACATCCAGATCGGCTTCAGCAAACACTACAACATCATCGGGGCCAACATGAGGACCTACCTGCTGGAGAAGTCCCGCGTGGTCTTCCAG GCCGAGGACGAGAGGAACTATCACATCTTCTACCAGCTGTGCGCCTCGGCCAGCCTACCAGAGTTCAAAGACCTGAGCCTCA CCAGCGCAGAGGACTTCATCTACACGTCTTTGGGAGAGAACATCTTCATCGAGGGGGTGAACGATGCCGAAGACTTCAAAAAGACCCGAGAGGCCTTCGTGCTGCTGG GTATAAAGGACGGCAGCCAGAGCAGCATCTTTAAGGTCATGGCCTCCATCCTCCATCTGGGGAACATCCAGATCTGCTCGGAGCGGGACGGCGAGTCCTGTCACATCGAG AGGGAGGACCTCCACCTCCAACACTTCTGCCGGCTGCTGGGcgtggagctgcagcagatgCAGCACTGGCTCTGCCACAGGAAGCTGGTCACCGGGTCCGAGACCTACGTGAAGAACATGTCCGCCAGGCAGGCGACCAACGCCCGCGACGCGCTCGCCAAACACATCTACGCCCGCCTGTTCGACTGGATCGTGGGCAACATCAACAAGGCGCTGCAGACCTCCCTAAAGCAGCACTCCTTCATCGGCGTCCTGGACATCTACGG gttcGAGACCTTCGAGGTGAACAGCTTCGAGCAGTTCTGCATCAACTACGCCAAcgagaagctgcagcagcagttCAACTCT CACGTCTTcaagctggagcaggaggagTACATGAAGGAGCAGATCCCCTGGACCCTCATCGACTTCCACGACAACCAGCCCTGCATCGACCTGATCGAGGCCCGGCTCGGCatcctggacctgctggacGAGGAGTGCAAA GTTCCGAAGGGGACGGATCAGAACTGGGCCCAGAAGCTCTACAAGCAGAACTCCGGCAGCGCACACTTCCAGAAACCCCGAATGTCCAACACGTCCTTCATCATCATCCACTTCGCCGACAAG GTGGAGTATCAGTGTGAGGGCTTCCTGGAGAAGAACAGAGACACCGTCTACGAGGAGCAGATCAACATCCTGAAGGCCAGCCAG TTTCAGCTGGTGGCAGATCTGTTTCAGGAGAAAGACGACGCCCCACCCTCCTCCAAGCCGTCCAGAGTGAACGTCCGAGCGCTGAAGACGGTTCCCAAAGCTCCCAACAAGGAACACAGGAAGACGGTGGGACACCAG TTCCGCTCGTCTCTCCACCTCCTCATGGACACGCTGAACGCCACCACTCCGCACTACGTCCGCTGCATCAAACCCAACGACGAAAAGGAGGCCTTCTC GTTTGACTCGCGGCGAGCCGTGCAGCAGCTGCGGGCCTGCGGCGTCCTGGAAACCATCAGGATCAGCGCCGCCGGGTACCCGTCCAG gtGGACGTATCCGGACTTCTTCAACAGGTATCGGGTCCTGATGAAGAAGTCCGACATGATGTCAGCAGACAAGAAGCTGGTGTGTAGAAACCTGCTGGAGACGCTGATAaag GAACCCGACATGTACCAGTTCGGAAAGACGAAGATCTTCTTCCGGGCCGGGCAGGTGGCATACCTGGAGAAGCTGCGGGCCGACAGGTTCCGCTCGGCCTGCATCAAGATCCAGAAGACGGTCCGAGGCTGGCTGCAGAGGCTCCGGTACCGCAAGATCCGCAAGACCGCCGTCACCCTGCAGAGATACGGCCGCGGTTACCTGGCTCGCAG GTTCGCAGAGTTCCTGCGTCTGAGCCGGGCCGCCCTGGTGTGTCAGAAGCAGCGCCGCATGGTGACAGAGCGCCGCGCCTTCCTGAGGAAGAGGCGGGCCGCCGCCACCATCCAGGCCTACGCCCGGGGGATGTTCACCCGCCGGGTCTACTGGGAG ttccTGCTGCACCACAAGGCCTCCATCATTCAGAAGAACGTGCGCGGCTGGCTGCAGAGGAAGAAGTTCAGACGAGCGCGCGCCGCCGCCATCACCATCCAGTGCGGCTTCAGGCGCGTGCGCGCcaagcggcagctgcagcagctgaagATCGAAGCTCGCTCCGCCGAGCATCTGAAGAAGCTGAACACGGGCATGGAGAACAAGATCGTCCAGCTGCAGCGGAGGGTGGACGAGCAG TCCAAAGACTACAAAGCTCAGATCGAGCAGCTGCTGACGGTGAGCGCGGCGGCCGGCTCTGAGGTCACCAAGCTGCACAAGGAGCTGGAGGCGGTCCGGAGTCAGCAGGGCGACGGCGGCCAGGTGGCgtcgctgcagcagcagctggagaagCTGAGGGAGGAGCTGCGGGAGGCCCACGCCCACAggaagaggcaggaggaggagcacagCAGCGAGAAGGTGGAGCTCA CTCAGAGGGTGGAGGAGCTGCAGAAGGAGAACTCTCTGCTGAAGAGCGAGAAGGAGGAGATGAACCGCCGGATCCTGCAGCACTCCAAGAGCACCGAGG aggAGGCCAGCAGCGCGTCTCTGCAGGCAGAGCTGGACGCCGAGAGGCAGCGCTACCAGAACCTCCTGAAAGAGTTCTCCAGGCTGGAGCTGAGATACGACAACCTGAAGGAGGAGGTGTCTCTGAACAAG TTCCACCCGGGCCACAGGAGGAACCcgtccaatcagagcagcctggaGTCGGACTCCAACTACCCGTCCATCTCCACCTCTGAGGTCGGAGACACGGAGGACTCCCTGCAGCAGGTGGAG GACCTGGGGCTGGAGAAGGCTGCCATGGACATCAGTCTGTTCATGAAGCTGCAGAAGAGGGTCAgagagctggagcaggagaggaAGAGGCTGCAGGCCAACCTGGACAAGATGGAGGAGCTTGCCAAGCGCAAG GGCTCCGAGGGGAGAAGTCCGCCCTCCGAGCAGGAAGCTGCAGATCTGGCCTACAACAACCTGAAG AGGCAGGAGCTCGAATCGGAGAACAAGAAGCTGAAGAACGACCTTAACGAGCTGAGGAGGGCGGTCACTGCGCGAGCATCCCAGAACAGCTCGTCCAATGAGCTGCAGGACGGCTACAACCTTCTGCTCAGCCAGCTGAAGGCAGCCAACGAGGAGCTGGACGCCCGCAAGGAGGAGGTCCTGATCCTGAGGACTCAGATAGTGAGCAACGCCCAGCGCATTGTGAGTCCCGTTCCTCTGAGTGGAAACGAAATAAAG gaaactgagaaagatgctgagctgaacCACAGCAAAGAGCCGCTGGACAAGGAGGAGGCCCAAGAGTCCAAAAA GCTGTTGGAGGCCCAGCTGCAGACCCAGTCCAGGCAGCACCGGGACGAGCTGGAGGCTCTGCACACTCAGATCGAGCTGCTGAGGGACGACATCGAGAAGAAGCAGGAGATCCTGAACTACACCGCCTCCCTGTCCCCGGAGGCCCGGGTGGAGTACAGCGTCCAGCAGGAGATCACGCGCCTCACCAACGACAACCTG GACCTCAAGGAGCTGGTGGAGAAGCTGGAGAAGAAcgagaggaagctgaagaagcagcTGAGGATCTACATGAAGAAAGTCCAGGAGCTGGAAG cCTCTCAGGCCGCAGCTCCGAACGCCACCAGACCGGAGCTGAGCCGGCAGGTGACGGTgcagaggaaggagaaggactTCGAGGGGATGCTGGAGTACAACAAGGAGGACAATGCCCGGCTCATCAAGACTCTGATCAACG ACGTGCGGCCCAGCTCGGTCTCGGCCACCGTcccctgcctgcctgcctacATCCTCTTCATGTGCATCCGCCACGCCGACTACATCAACGACGACCAGAAGGTGGAGTCTCTGCTCACCTCCACCATTAACGCCATCAAGAAGGTCCTGAAG AAGAACAACGAGGACTTTGAGATGACGTCCTTCTGGCTGGCCAACACCAGCCGGCTGCTGCACTGTCTGAAGCAGTACAGCGGAGACGAG GCCTTCATGACTCAGAACACGGCCAAACAGAAAGAGCACTGCCTGAAGAACTTCGACCTGGCAGAGTACCGGCAGGTGCTGAGCGACCTGTCTATCCAGATCTACCAGCAGCTGGTCAAGCTGGCCGAGGGCATCATCCAGCCCATGATCG TGTCGGCCATGTTGGAGAGCGAGAGCATCCCCAGCCTGGCGGGCGTGAAGCCGATGGGCTACAGGAACCGCTCGTCCAGCATGGACACGGACGCCGACGGCCCCACCAGCTACACCCTGCAGGCGCTGATCCGGCAGCTGGGCCAGTTCCACGCCACCATGCGGGACCACGGACTGGACCCCGAGATCGTGGGCCAGGTGATCCGGCAGCTGTTCCACTGCATCAACGCCATCACCCTGAACAACCTGCTGCTGCGCAAAGACGTCTGCTCCTGGAGCACCGGCATGCAGCTCAG GTACAACACCAGTCAGATGGAGGAGTGGCTCCGGGGAAACAACCTGTTCCAGAGTAAAGCCGCCGCCGCCCTGGAGCCCGTCATCCAGGCCGCTCAGCTGCTGCAGGTCAAGAAGAAGACGTCCCAGGACGCCGAGGCCATCTGCTCGCTGTGCAGCAGCCTCACCACTCAGCAG ATCGTGAAAATCCTGAATCTCTACACGCCTCTGAACGAGTTTGAGGAGCGAGTCACCGTGTCCTTCATCAGGAACATTCAG GATCGCCTCCAGGAGAGGAATGACCCCcctcagctgctgctggacaccaaACACACCTTCCCCGTCCTCTTCCCGTACACGCCGTCTGCTCTCAGCCTGGAGACGCTGCACATCCCCGCCTCCCTCGGCCTGGACTTCCTCATCAGGGTGTGA